One Tenacibaculum sp. MAR_2010_89 DNA window includes the following coding sequences:
- a CDS encoding DUF3526 domain-containing protein — protein MKSKLVILIAKQFFKKTFITKGLLVLLFIYLAVLGYVTANSWAAFEKKHHSVEHHQESSRKSWDENPDKHPHRMAHFGSFVFRAQHPLSIFDSGLESFTGNSIFLESHRQNTANFSEASLSTGLVRFGDLNITMLLQLILPLIIFFLGYAAITSEKENGTIKIIYIQGAGIKEILLGKSLGLFLVSSLFFLPSLFSLWGISFIENETINSAITTRSLLITVSYILFYMILCCVTVVFSGKSQNSNKALLSLLSVWLLFFIIVPKMAQVVGNSIYPNLSKIEFKAAIEEEVSKIGDSHDPDDPYFNSLRDSVLKVHKVTNIKDLPFNYSGFVMSKGEEQSSTIYNNQHKKLINTYKKQNSISNGLVLLNPYLAIKNLSMSFSGTDFDTYVNFLSQTEKYRYKQSQYMNELQMKFISNKATSSEGKINVIDRSYWKSAPKFSYEYMPIQKIIKNQLLAISTLIFWLLFVLILITKFSKRFKII, from the coding sequence ATGAAAAGTAAACTTGTTATTTTAATAGCAAAGCAATTTTTTAAAAAGACCTTTATTACTAAAGGTCTTTTAGTGCTTTTATTTATTTATTTAGCAGTTTTAGGGTATGTTACTGCTAATAGTTGGGCCGCTTTTGAAAAAAAGCATCATTCAGTAGAACATCATCAAGAATCTTCAAGAAAAAGTTGGGATGAAAATCCAGACAAACATCCACATAGAATGGCACATTTTGGGTCATTCGTTTTTAGGGCACAACATCCATTAAGTATTTTTGATTCTGGACTAGAAAGTTTTACAGGTAATTCTATTTTTTTAGAATCTCATAGGCAGAATACAGCAAATTTTTCTGAAGCAAGTTTATCTACAGGCTTAGTTCGTTTTGGTGATTTAAATATCACCATGTTATTACAGCTAATTCTACCTTTAATAATATTCTTTTTGGGATACGCTGCAATTACTTCAGAAAAAGAAAACGGAACGATTAAAATAATTTATATTCAGGGGGCTGGTATTAAAGAAATACTTTTAGGGAAATCTTTAGGATTATTTTTAGTTTCTTCACTTTTCTTTTTACCATCTTTATTTTCTTTATGGGGAATTTCTTTTATAGAAAATGAAACAATCAATAGTGCAATAACTACAAGATCATTGTTAATAACCGTTAGTTATATTCTGTTTTACATGATTTTATGTTGTGTAACTGTAGTATTCTCAGGAAAGAGTCAAAACTCAAACAAAGCACTCTTAAGTTTATTAAGTGTTTGGTTATTGTTTTTCATTATCGTTCCTAAAATGGCACAAGTTGTAGGAAATTCAATATATCCAAACCTTTCAAAAATTGAATTTAAAGCTGCTATTGAAGAAGAAGTTTCTAAAATTGGTGATAGTCATGATCCTGATGATCCATATTTCAATTCACTCCGTGATTCAGTTTTAAAGGTACATAAAGTTACAAACATAAAAGATTTACCTTTTAATTATAGTGGGTTTGTAATGAGTAAAGGAGAAGAACAATCGTCTACAATTTATAACAATCAACATAAAAAATTGATAAATACTTATAAAAAACAAAATAGCATCTCTAATGGATTGGTATTGTTGAATCCGTACTTAGCGATTAAAAATTTGTCAATGAGTTTTTCTGGGACTGATTTTGACACCTATGTAAATTTCTTATCTCAAACAGAAAAATATAGATACAAGCAATCGCAATACATGAATGAACTTCAAATGAAATTTATTAGTAATAAAGCAACAAGCAGTGAAGGGAAAATTAATGTTATTGATCGTTCCTATTGGAAATCTGCTCCTAAATTTAGTTATGAATATATGCCCATTCAAAAAATAATAAAAAATCAATTATTAGCTATTTCTACATTGATTTTTTGGTTGCTATTTGTACTAATTTTAATCACTAAGTTTTCTAAACGTTTTAAAATTATTTAG